The Bubalus kerabau isolate K-KA32 ecotype Philippines breed swamp buffalo chromosome 8, PCC_UOA_SB_1v2, whole genome shotgun sequence genomic sequence CGCAGCTTGAAGTGCACCTCCCCTCCAGTCTCTTCTTGCCCTGTGCACAGAAGACTGGAATCTTCAAACATCTCAATGATTTGAGTTTTGGCCTTTGGCAGTAGAGGGCTGGATTAAGAGAGAAAACTCTGAGCAACTTGCAAAGCCCCTGAGTATCCTATGAAATGGAAAAGTAAAGCCTGTCCTTCCTGTTTCAGTCGATTGTCTGTTTGGACACCTCTCTGCTGACTGGGCCTGAGGAAGCTCTGTCCTGAAGCTGCTCATTCACGCTGAACCTCAGAGGGAATGACTGAGCTGGGATCTCCTCTCTACTGCATCGGCTGAGCAACGACAACGAAACAGGAAACATCTTGCCTTTCAGTAGCTGCTGCAGATTTTAGTCCCCGTGGGAGTGGGAGGCCAGGCAGCACTTGGGGAGCCTTGGGGGTAGGTGGGGACCCATCCTggaaagaggggcttccctttctctcttcatcTGTAGATGGCTGGTGGGCAGACATATTCACAGGGGGAGTCTTGTGTGCTCTGTCAGTGCCAGCAGACGCCAGGAAACTAGACTCCAGAACAAGGGACTGAGGGTCATGAATGACCTCCGTTAGTCCCAGAGGCCCTGGAACACAGTGGGGATGAAAAAACTGAATGAAGGGAGGGAGAACAAACGGCAGGAACACAGGCAGGCAGACAAGGCCGGCAGACGAGACAGGAACAGGACCTGTCCTTTCAAGAAGCCAGACCCTCCACTGATGGGCAGCTTCCACCCCTGCCCGGGGTAGCTCTGGAGGGAGGGCACGGGTGATGCCAGCAGCGTGGTGTGGTGGGAACGGGCACTGGACTGAATGAAGGGTCTCTGTTTTCATTCCGACATGTCACCcagtggctgtgtgaccttgacttTACCCTCTTTAGGCCTCAGTCATCTTGTCTGTGAAGGGAGGCTAGTAGATGGTCTCGAAAAGTTCCTTCTATGGCTCTTTCCTGTTCTCCCAGCAGCACTGCACTCAGGCACTAGTGGGTTATTCTACAAGAGGATTCTACACAGAATGTGATTTGTTCAGcttgaaaagggaaaaattaagGCCTGTGGGGACTGGGATGAGGGGACCCTCCAAGTCTGCTCTTCTTCCCCAGTCTTTCCCTCTAAGGGGAAGGGTCTTCCTCCTCCCCTTACAAATGGCACTTGAGGTGGTTGGGCTGGAGCTCTGCACCGTCGGAGACGGCCGGCAGCCCCGATTAGAGGTGTGTGTCTTCCTCTTCAGGGTCATCTTTGGTCAGGTTGTCCAGAGGCACAATCCAGCTGTCCCCCAGCTCCCCATTGAGGTTcgccaccttcttctcctgcatctcTGATGAGGTCTCCATCACTTCCAGTGTCGGATTGTCATGGTAACCATTCTCCACCGTCTGTAGCTCCTCTGTTAGTCGTTGCTAGAGTGAGAGAGGTGACCCAAGAAAAAAGGGTAGTTTTTGAGAGTTGTCAGCCTTGTACCCCTATAATTCAGGAACCCCAATTTAGCTAATGTGAACACCAGGTGGTCCTGGAGGCCAATCCTGACAGCTGGCTTGCCTCAGGGCAAGTTTGAGATGAGAACCTGCCCAGCATCCCTAGAATTCCCAGCTCGGCCCCTGGTGGCAAATCTGTAACGTCAGCAGAGACGGACTTTGTTCTCCCATCTCCTCTCCTCCACTCCTTCCCCATCAAACCTTCCTCTCAAGGTCCCTCCTCACCACTTCTCTGAACAGGGAAGAACTCTAAAAAAATGCCTTTCATCAGGCTGAATGACTAGGACTTCTCTAAGGCTGAACATGATGCGTACAGAAACTTTAGCCCTCCCACTGCAGGTGGAAACCGTCTGAAGGGAGCTTTCTCTCCTTTACCCGGGATACAACCTCAGTGGCAGAAGACAGTCCCTGGGAAGCTTTAAACGAATACAGTGACCCAGAAATGCCGTTTCAGTTGGGGTGTGAGGAAACTAAGCAGGGAGATTTCTTGTAAAGCTCTCCACAgtgtgcagccagggttgagaacccTGAATCTGGGCGGAACTGTTACAAGGGAATCCTAGGAAGGTAGATGAAAAAGCTTCTGGTTAGACGGGTATGCCTCAGCCCATTTACAGCAGTGGATCCACAGAGCAACTCTGCAAGGTGGATATTCCCACTACGCAGATGAGAAACCTGAAGCTCAGAGAttatgacttgctcaaggtcacccagtTAATCAGAGGCAGAGCTAGGGCTTAACCCAAGTCTTCTTTGACTCCAAAACCCTTGCCGCCTCTTTAATTCTTCAGGCAAATTTCCATTTCCAATAAGGGATGATGACCTCTGCCTATCAGAAAGGGCCCACGGCTTTTCTCTAATATGGGAATAACAGGGTGAAAGTCCTCCGGTGAACTGGACTGCTTGGTCCTCACCTGGTCCTTCCTATGGGAGAGGCGCTGGTGGCAGCAGCCATAGAGGGCCGCCACCAGGAGCAAGAAGGATGCCATGCAGACAATAGTGATGATCAGGGGCATGCTGAACCGGTCCTCCATCTCTTCTGGTGGTCCTTGACCCCCAAACTGCATGTCTCTGACTCCCACCTGGCCAGGAAAGAGAAAGTGACAGAGCAAAAAATAGGTTCCGggtccctctctctctcagaaCTCCCATTCACTTACGAGCTCTTCCACTTGGGGTTGGGGGGCCTGTTCCACTGCCCTGCTGGCCCCTTTTATCCTCCCATCTAGATGATTGCAAACCAGAGGTTCCTCAGCAATGAGAAACAGTGGAACCGGGGAATCGCGGGCTTCCGAGGGACAGGCTCCTGACCCAGTCTGTCCCAGCATGTGGGGCCGTCTACTTACGTCTTCTAGCTTGTCCCAGTCGTCTTTCAGCAACTTATAAATGTCCGCGGGTTGGAGCTTTgctgagggggagagggagagatgcCGCTTCAGTGGTCTAGCTCAGAGAGACATGGCAGGGACAGAGGACTTCCTGTTCCTCCGTCTCCTGAGCGGTGTGTCTCTCGTGCAGGTGACTGAGAGTTGACAACTGACCCATCCTGTGGCTCCTGTCACCCCCCTGCCCCATTCCCACCCCagacaggcctccctgcccttgcCCTCAACTCACTGATGATAGTAATTTGTTTGATGTCCACTTCCTGGGCATGTGAACCAGGAGCCATCTCTATATAGCACTCATCTTGAGTtttgttgaaggaggattttacTGCTTGGCACAACACCTCGACCAGTCTGTGATTTGAAGCGACTGTGTTCTGTTGTGGGGAGACAACAGGTAATTCCTCGGGGATCACAACAGCAGCCTAGGCTTGCGGGGCCGCCCTTGCAAGCTAAGGTCAGGACAATGCTGTTGCCAGCTGTGAACCGACTGCCTGGACTGGCGGGTCACACGCTCTCCTCCTGGGCCAGCCcctgccttctctctcctccctcgtCCCCCCGTCCCGCTTATCTCATCTTGGTTGAACAATGCCATTCCCCCGAGTGTGCCCCTCTTTCTCAGAGCTCTTTAAGCATCATGATCTGCTGCCCGTCATCATTTCTCTCCCCTGGAAGGACCCACGGAGGCACTGCCAGCGCAAAGATGCCAATGAACCTGTATTCACCAGCCCTTGATGCTGAGTTCAGAGACCTCAGGAGGGGAAGTGCCCGGCTCTTCGCTCAAGGTCATCCATCCCAAAGTTGAAACACATGCCCGTTCCCTCGGCTAAGACTGAAAACATAAATAGGCTGACAAGAGAAGGGCAAGGCCATCACTGCACAGGGGGACTTGGGAGTGTCTGGAAGACGCACAAGGACATCTTTGAGGGGCTTCCTCTATATTTCTAAGCAGAAAAAGCATGGCTGATGTGGCTTTAGGGCTGAGGGTGAGGAAGTGAAGTGTGGGGAGCTTTTACCCAGTCATCCAGAGGCACCCCAAACTGGTGTTTCTCTGACCAGACTTTTGAATAAGGATACCAAGATGAAGAATAGGACTCTTGCTTTGGCTTGTCCCACAAACCATCCCTTGGGTTTTCTACCTGGAATTTCCTTAGGCCTACTAACTCTCCAGCCCTGCTGCCAGGTAAAGATGCAGGGCTTTCCTCTTCCCATTTATGGCAAAGGAAAAGAAGGCTTACCACCAAACACAGCCCTGCCAAGTTTCAGCCAAAAAGAGCCGGAGGAAAGGCTGGGCAAGCGTCAGTGTGGTTCTCACCTTGTCTAACAAGCCCAGTCCCAGGAAAACCCTGCTGTGTTTGAAAACTCTAGCTTTTCTATAGTTCACTTGGAAAATTCCAGCAAAATGGACACCCGAAAGAAAACAACTGCAGAAAATAGGTAGCATTAAAGTATCGTAAACCCAAGTTTTCCATGCTGCTTGCTTTCCCTTTCTGGTTCCTAGAGGTGTTTGCAAAATAGCCACTGACCAGGAGAGGGTGGCAGTGAGCCATCCATCACCAGCACTCACTCAGGCCTCAGCTACTGAGTAAGCGCTGCAGCAGATATCCCCAGACTAAAGCCCTTAATCCTAGGGAGACTGGCAGTCCGAAGGCAGTGGACAACACGGCTAACTCTCTCTTTCATGCAAACGCACTCACACACATGCTGACACCATCTCCCTCaaacagtacacacacacaccatcctgAGCTGTTGGCAACGGCTCCCCTGGGTTAGAGGCAGGCCGTCAGATAACATGGAGCAGGAAATATAAAACCACAGACTCTTAGAACAACGCAAGTTAGGCAGACTAAGCCTCTTCTTTTCAACTGAGGCCTCTGAAGCCCAAAGAGATGGGCTTAACAAAGTCACATCCTGAACTGGAGGCAAGCAAGACCCAGGGCTTGGGTCAGACTCTCAGAAGTGAAAGCTCAGAAGACCTGGTATTTCTGGCCCTGTAGCAGCCCTGTGGGCGGGGCTTCCTTTAGAGAAGCTGGTTCTGACCCTCCGTAAGATTGGAAGGACCAAAAACAAGGGCAGGAAATGAACACATCTCTCAGCTCCTTTCTACAAGGAACACTCTAGTCCCTTCCACTTTCAGTAATCCTGGAGCTAAACCACCTTTGGAGGATGCAGGTCAGGGTGGGGCTCAAGACGAACAAGGTACTCACACAGCTGTTGGCTCCCGAGATGTTCAGGGAGAGTTTGCTCTCATTCAGCTTTTCAGGAGGATGGCACTGGATCTGAAAGAAGCCACTGGGATTAAGGGCCAGGCTGAACTTGATAGGATCTCGTCTTTgaatcctccctccctccctcccttaggtgcttccctggtggctcagaatctgcctgcaatgcaagagaccagggttcgatccctgggtcgggaagactcccctggaggagggaatgaatcccatggacagagaagcctggtgggctacagtccatggggttgcaaagagttggacacaactgaagcgcctGAGTACACACACCGTTAGGTGGGTGACACCAGGCAAGTAGCTCGGGGCAAGCTGGGAGCTGGCCAGCTGGGGTCTGACAGCCAGGTATGTTACTGGTTATCCCGCTGTCTAAGGCCGAGTCCAGCAAAGCCAGAGACAGTGGGTGAATGATACTGGCTCCTCACACCCCCACCAGGGGCTCTGGGAAGGGAAGGGTAAAGATGCTCTTCCTGGAGTCCCTTTCTCTCCAAGTCTGGGCTCTCTTACCTGCCCGATATTTGTTGGAATTACtgaggtgggagaaggggtgCTGGAGCTTTGGGGGGCATTTGACGTCAACTGGGTGCTGGAGATGGTGGATCTCCTGACAAGAGATGTGGTCCCACGTCCCTGTGAAGAGCCCGTAGGCTGCTGAACTCCCGTGGCGACAGTGGCAGCCGGCGTCTCACTGGAGGCGTGTTGAGTTCCTTCAACGGCGACCTGTGTTTCTGTAAATGGGGAAACAAAGCTTATGAGGAAAGGTGAGTagtttaaacagaaaaaagatagtcttttctgttcttagttttctgaggttctctagtcttcccccaccccactttgGCTTTACAGACCACAAGCAAAAGGAGGCAAGCTATGAGAAAGAGGAGGTAGATGGATGAAGCCAGTTCCCATAACCTATTACAGGATGAGCAGATTGGATGAGCCGGTGTAGGAACCCGAGAGAAGTATCAACAGCAGTGACAATGCCAGCAGCAAATGTCAACTGAGTAACTGCTTCATGTCAGGGTCCTAAGCGCTTCACAGGTACTTCCTTCTTCAGTCCTCACAGTGACTCTGAGGAAAGTACCATAATTATTCCTTTCATAAACAAGGAAGTGGAGGCTCAGAGGAGCTTGATGCATTCCGCACCaacaagtggcagagctgggactggagTCCAGGTTTATCCAGCTCAGGGCCCTTGCTCTCACACAGGACAGACTTCACCATGTACACACATGACATGGcagcgggggcggggcaggggtccCTCGAAATGCAAATGCTCAGATTCACACCAAGAAATTCTGATTCAATAGATCTCAAATGGGCCACGAGGCTCATGATCCATCAGTGAGGTTTGAAATGAATTTACTGGACTAAGActagtgcttaaaaaaaaaaaaaaaaaaaaggaaaatgctcCACTGGGCAGATCAAAACCTCGAGCTCTCATCACAACACACAGCTCTGCTGGCCGCTGCTCACCACTGGATGGGAAACAGGCTGAGCGAAGGTGGTACACATTTACGATCCTTAACCCACGGCATGAATCTCCACCTTCTAGTCGAACAACGGTACAGAACATAGACATCTGAAAGTTTCTTTCTACTTCAAAAAGGCAAGGCAACACTTACTCAGTGTGGTCACCTGAGCTGTGAACGTGGGACTTGTCATCCTGCCTAAACTTGTAGTTACAGTCATTTTGTCTGATCCCTCAGGGAAACTCCCTGTGGGCTCTGAAGTCCCAGGGGCCAAAGTCACAGGGCCGGGGCTAGGCTGCTGAGTGCTTGAGAGGTTGGTCGAAGAGGACAGAACAGGAGAGATGCTTGGGATGATATTCGGATGTGGAGATGTGGCGATTTTCTGACTGCCTTCCTTAGCAGCCACGCTGTCTGTGGCCACACTGTGGGTAGTTGGGATTCTGGATGTGGGTGAATCATTCATTGCATTCCGGCTGCTCGTGCTTTCAGGACTTGTTGAGACTGTGGTTGATGTGGCTGCAGGAGCTCCGGTAGTGACGGGAGTGGTTTCAGTGGCCGAGGCAGTTGGGCTTTGCTGGGCTGAGGTTGACACCACAGTGCTGGCCGGTGCTGTAGTCACAGTGGATGTCTCAGTGGATGTCAGGGCTGCACTTTGTTTGTCTGGGGTTGAATTCAATGTCTGATCACTGGCGATTATGGATACTACCGACTGGGTTGTGGTCTTGACAGTTGAGCTTTGTCCATCGGTTGTTCCTGTGACATTTCCTAGGAACAAAGACAACACAGAATCAATTAGGGTATTAGCTGGAAGTCTTTCTCTCTCCATTGCTCCAGCTCTTCCCCAGGATCCAGAGGCCTTGCTCTCATCCCTGCCATTTTTGCTCAAGGGTTTGGGCCCTTGATGTGTCCAGATTTCTCTGGGGTTCAAGAAGCCTCTAAGAGGGAGGCTgaggagaaagcagaggaagTCAAGAGAAATTCTGCTCCAGAGAAGGACTCAGCACCCAGTCCCACTGCCTGTGGGAGCCTGCAGTGAATTCTCTGCCCTCCCCATCTGGCCCCAGACACACACTGTTAAAGGTTTCCACACCCCAGCACAGAACCCTCATCATCCCTGCCTCCTTCTCCCAGACCCAGGAGCTTGCAGAAAATGCAACAGACTCACACATATCCAAGTACCCTGTTCTAAACATGGCATGAAGGACCTCTGTTCCTCTGGAAAAATATATCTAGAAGGAGAAACTGGAAAAGTGAAATTACACAAATTGTACTTAAGGACAACTGTGAGACACACTGAGGGGTCTCTGTGTCTAGCATGGGAGCTCAACCTTGTCAAGGGGTCAGGGattgagcatattaaaaagcagagacattactttgccaacaaaggtccatatagtcaaagctatggttttcccagtaatcatgtatggatgtgagagttgaaccataaagaaggctgagtgccgaagaattgatacttttgaaccatggtgttggagaagactcttgagagtcccttggactgcaagatcaaaccagtcaatcctaaaggagatcagtcctgaatattcattgcaaggactgatgctgaagctaaaactccaatactttggccacctgatacaaacagccaactcattagaaaagaccctgatgctgagaaatattgaaggcgggagaagaaggggacgacagaggataagatggttggctggcatcactcaatggacatgagtttgagcaagctctgggagatggtgaagaacagggaagtctggcatgctgcagtccatggggttgcaaagagtcatacatgactgagactgaataacaacaacagggATTGAGTGAGGGAACAGTTAAGTGACAGGTTCAGGCCCTGGGATTACAATGGAAAGTAAGACACAGATGCTTACTTGTGCGGCCCTAAAGTTCTAGGActcacaacagatttcccaacctggggatccgaCATAGggactgagaatccccagggaatttgactttgaaggccagcagtatttgattacagaacttccacaggactggggaaacagactcttggagggcacaaacaaaatcttgtgcacaccaggacccaggagaaaggagcagtgatcccacaggagactgagccagacttgcctgtgagtgtccaggagtctctggcagaggcatgggttgacaGTCACCTGCCATGGGATCagggggcactgaatacaacagtcctggCTTAAGTCCTTCttaaggaggtcaccattatccctgccatagtttggcctcaggccaaacagggagggaacacagtcctgcccatcaacagaaaaattggattaaagatttactgagaatgcccctgcccatcagagcaagacccagattctcccacagtcagtccctcccatcaggaagcttcgacaagcctcttatccttatccatcagagggcagacagaatggaaaccacaattacagaaaactaaccaaactgatcacatggaccacagccttgtcttaactcaatgaaactatgagccatgctgtgtagggccacccaagacggacgggtcatggtggagagttctgacaaaatatggtccactggagaagggaatagcaaaccacctcaatattcttgccttgagaaccccatagtATGAAAACCCgcatagtatgaaaaggcaaaaagatatgacactgaaagatgaattctccaggtcagtaggtgcccaatatgctactgaagaagagtggagaaataactccagaaagaatgaagagacagagccaaagcaaaaacaatgcccagttgtggatgtgactggtgatgtgaagtaaagtccgatgctataaagaacaatactgcacaggaacctggaatgtcaggtccatgaatcaaggtaaactggaagtggtcaaacaggagatggcaagagtgaacattgacattttaggaatcagtgaactaaaatggaccacaATGGCCAAATttaatcagatgaccattatatctactactgtgggcaagaatcccttacaagaaatggagtagccctcataatcaacaagagtctgaaatgcagtacttgggtgcaatctcaaaaatgacagaatgatctgtttccaaggcaaaccattcaatattacagtaatccaaatctatgccccaaccactaatgccaaagaagctgaagttgaacagttctatgaagacctacaagaccttctagaactaacaccaaaaaaaaagatgtccttttcatcataagggactggaatgcaaaagaaggaaatcaagaaatccctggagtaacaagcaagtttggccttggagtacaaaatgaagcggggcaaaggctaacagagggtgagatggttggatggcatcaccaactcaatgaacatgagtctgagtaaactctgggagctggtgatggacagggacacctggcctgctgcagtccatggggtcacagagtcggacacgactgagtgactgaactgaactgatggtttttccagtagtcatgtatggatgtgagagttggaccataaagaaagctgagggccaaagaattgatgcttttgaactgtggtattggagaagacccctgagagtcccttggactgcaaggagatccaaccagtccatcctacagatcagtcctgggtgttcattggaagaactgctactgaagctgaagctctgatactttggccacctgatgaaaagaactgactcattagaaaagaccctgatgctggcaaagattgaaggcgggagaaggggatgacagaggatgagatggttggatggcatcactgactcgatggacatgagtttgagcaagctccaggagttggtgatggcagggaagcctggcgcaaagagacagacatgactgagcaactgaacaacaatgagaatTAAATGTCACATTCTGCTGACTCCATGGAGGAAATGAATAAGGAAGTGATGCAGAGAACAAGGAAGTGATGCTGTTAGAGAGGTAAGGAAAAGCGCCTCAGGGACACCCATGAAGCTAAGGCTTGAAGGACAATAAGGCGAGAGCTGTGAAGAAGGTGAGGAAAAGCGTaccagggaaaaggaaagaacctGCAAGTCCCCAAAGGAGGGACAAGAGCTCAGAGAACACAAATCTGAGTGCAGTTTTCTGAGTGAGGGGGGGTGGACAGGGCCCAGAAAACTTAGGGCCTCACAGTAAAGGGACTAACATGCTGTCCAAACCGTAGGGTTTtgagaataaaacaaaagctCTCTTAAAAACTGTATCCTATGTAAAATGAGGCATAAGATCACCCTCCTTAGCCCAAAATAAGGATTTGGGGTTTTAAGTGCTCAAAAAAGTCACTGAAggctttaaaaagcaaacaagttTGAGAGAGTGATTTACAAAGACACATCCCCTTGCTGCTCTGGGGAACACGGGCGTGGAGATGGGAAGAGAAGAGGCTGTTACAGTAATTCAGATGAAGTGGGTAATAGTCATCTGCAGCAAGTCCTTGACACAAGAGCCAAAACAAGGATGGATTCAAGACTATTTTGGAGAAAGAGTCAACTACTTGCTGATGTACcaagggaggggaagaggagaagtCAGGATGACTCCTGGTTTTCTGTTTTgagcagaagggagagagagctgGGGCTCAGCAAAGTGGACTCTGGCCATTCTTCATAGCCAATTAGAATCTGTAACCTAGTTCTATGCTTGGGGAATTCCCCACACAGTTAAGACTGATGGAAGCAGGATTTGCCTCTTGTTACACTATAGATGCTGAAAAATGCCAGCCTCCCTTATGACTAGAGCCTAAGTATGCACTAAGCTGCTATGAATGAGTCACTTCCACCTGGGCCAGAGAGTGAAGGGGTGGTCGACTATGAGGAACCGTGAGGCAGGATCAGCAGAACCACGACCAGGTGTGAGCAGCCGCGGAGGTGAGGCAAGAGTCTACAGCCAAAGCTGAGGCGTCTGGGTCCTTGGCATCAGTGAGCAGCACTGCCTCTTCACACAAGTTCTATAAGCTTGTCTCGGATGATGTTAAGGGTGACCCTAAATGTGGTcttcatcagggcttccctgatggctgagtggtagaaaatccacctgccaatgcaggagacctgggttcgatccctgagtggggaagatcccctggaggagggcatgactacccactccagtattcttgcctgggaaatcccatggacagaggagcctggtgggctacagtccacagggtcgcaaaagagttgggcacgacttaaagactaaacaacaacaaaatgtggtCATCAGCAATCCCAGCTCCTTCATAAGCTGGAGAAGGACCCAACagctttcatgtgtgtgtgcatgaacaCACATACATTTTGCTAATGAGAATCAGAAATTTGCATTAGGAGTGACTCAGGCAATAGAAATGTGAGAACTAGTTTCTCAGCCTTACTGGGGTTAAAGGTAAGTGGAATTCTGCAGACACGAAGTGATGTGACTTTACTATCCTACAGTATTTCACAGAGAGGCAGTCACAACATCACCCACCATCTAGAATGAAGTACCTGTAAAGTGGCTTTGGCAGGACTGAGTGGCTACTGTCACAGAACAATATAAAGGGCATGCATAAAAGGACATGTGGTAAAAATCAATGTAGTGTTATGATTTGACAGTGGCACTTCTTATAACTGATCATATCAGAGCACCTTTCTGGCAAAAAATGAGATTGCTGGAGAGGAACATCAGCATATTTAATAAATTAAGGATGTAGGGCGGGGTGGTTACTTCTTACAAAGACGACTAGCTGAAAGCAGAGTTTTTCAAACCCCaaactgttgacattttgggctgaatgtatgcatgctaagtcatttcagtcgtgtctgactctttacgactctatggacggtagcccaccaggctcctctgtctacgggattctccaggcaagaatactggagtggattgccatgccctcctc encodes the following:
- the PODXL gene encoding podocalyxin, whose protein sequence is MRARPQRRPARALLGKGRGGGGGRRGRDRSRRSRRPGRSRADTARDAAVCRSSAAWLGASAGSAAAAARRGHRSATRDARATARPSEPPPGLPERRPDAPAARTLGQVRSHLLRARAQDTMRSALLLSAFLLSLLLSVNGNVTGTTDGQSSTVKTTTQSVVSIIASDQTLNSTPDKQSAALTSTETSTVTTAPASTVVSTSAQQSPTASATETTPVTTGAPAATSTTVSTSPESTSSRNAMNDSPTSRIPTTHSVATDSVAAKEGSQKIATSPHPNIIPSISPVLSSSTNLSSTQQPSPGPVTLAPGTSEPTGSFPEGSDKMTVTTSLGRMTSPTFTAQVTTLKTQVAVEGTQHASSETPAATVATGVQQPTGSSQGRGTTSLVRRSTISSTQLTSNAPQSSSTPSPTSVIPTNIGQIQCHPPEKLNESKLSLNISGANSCNTVASNHRLVEVLCQAVKSSFNKTQDECYIEMAPGSHAQEVDIKQITIITKLQPADIYKLLKDDWDKLEDVGVRDMQFGGQGPPEEMEDRFSMPLIITIVCMASFLLLVAALYGCCHQRLSHRKDQQRLTEELQTVENGYHDNPTLEVMETSSEMQEKKVANLNGELGDSWIVPLDNLTKDDPEEEDTHL